TTTCCGCCCTCATGTCACCAAGAactctcaacaaaaaaaatatttagcaGGAGAGAAATGCTTCTCTCACTCATCTCACCAgtccttcaaaacccgtcatctTCACTCATCATCAAATCTCATCTTACAACTCAATCTTCTCCAATTCACACTCAactatcttcatcttctccatcattACCATCACCTTCACCAAAAACCCTTTCACTGATACCTAACACCAACAATAGCATTAATAATAACCCAATAGTCCCAGATCCTTCGTTGAATTGTGCACTTCAGTGTCAGCACTTTGATTCGTAAGTACCCATTTCTTTAAACCTTCGTTTACTCAAGAAACTTTTTCCAATTCGtttatttgatttatttatatttgTAGTTTATGTGTTTGTTTAATTTTCTGAGCAACAATTTGATTTTGCTTAAAACTTGTATTCTAATTTTGCAGGTGTTCTGGGTGCACCCACGAATGGAATCTTCATAGTCCTAACATACTTGAAGATGCTAATGCTTTCTTTAGAAATCTTGGTGTTTCAAATTTTACGTTTGATAGTTGTAGATTGGTATGGATACTAGCATGTTAATTTGATTTGTATAGTTTGTTACACCTTTTTTGACGAAACTTACTGAATTGTGATAATATATTATAGTGGGGTTGGAGATGTCGTGCAAAATTAGCTGTTAGAGGTTCTTCAGTTAAACCTTTGATTGGTCTGTATCAAGAGGGTACTCATAATGTTGTAGATattccttcctgccaaggttagCTCCACCTGAACTTTACTTATGGTTTTGACTACTGGTGGTGTACAATTAATTGAAATCGCAATATTAATATTGTGGTTTTGCAGCTCATCATCCGAGCATCAATGCAGCTGTTGAGCTTCTTAAACAAGGCAACTTTTTTCCAATTCaggattcttttttttctttcctttttttctttttgagttcTGGATTTTAAGTTTGACACTATCGATAAGATTGCGCGTTGCcactattttttgttgttttaggAATGGCTAAGCTGGATGTGGTGCCATATGATGAAGACGAGGTGACTGGGGAGCTTCGATATGTACAGGTTAGAAGTTTGACTCCCTTTTATCAGATCCTAGTACAGATTTTAGGTAAAAAAGAACATGATTCAATTGAGAAATATGTGACATATTTATTGGTTTTGAAACTTTTTTTAGATGGCTGTCACTATGCATAACACATCCCTTCCAGCGACTGAGAGATACCGCAGCGGTTAGTAGGATGAATTCTGTATTTGCATTTGTAGCCAAAATTTACAGGGTATGATGTAAAATACTGAAAATGCgttgaaaattaaattaaattatattTGTTTTCAGGTAAAGTACAGGTTTCCTTGGTTTGGAATTCAAGAAATGAGACTTCATACGGTGCAGACAAGTTGAATGCTTTGGCCACTGTAAGCCATCAGCTTTATTAGTATATTCTGCACGCCTCTGAACTTTAAGTATCAAGAACCTGCTTGTGTATGCACCCTCTTAATTCCTCTGATCAAGTGAATGATGGTCTGATTATTTGTTTGCAGTTCTTATGGCGAAATGGTGGGCCCAGTAGCAATCTTAATCTCATACACTCTGTTTGGGTTAACTTCCAGACATCGACTAACAATGTAAGTGAAGGCGTGAATGTATTTTCCAGGATTGTAGATTTTGTACAAATTTGaaccttttgattttttttcttcaaaaattaaCTTGAATCGGGTATTCGTTGCACAGATAATTTTTGGAAATCGGTGGAGACATCTATTAGGGGAAATAGATTTTTGGGAACGTGTTGGGGGCATCGACATATCCTTGGCTCCGTCCAGTTTTGGTCAAGCTAATACAAGGGTAAGATAAGTTTAGATTCCAACAAATTCTTTATACTCAATTTCAAGAGTTGAAGTACATTTATCCAGTTTGAACTTTGACCTGGTCAACTACCTTAACATGAACTAGGAATCTAAGAGTGTCTGTTGAATTACATTAACCCCTTGATGCAAAGCTTAATAGTTAAGTATGTCCATCGAGAAACCCCTCCTGATTGGGGTTTCCAAAACGCACCAGCTATGAAATATGTTACTTGAATATTAGTGGGTTCATTGTTGCAGGCGTTTGATTCTTTGCTCCAAAGATTGCACAAGTATGTCCCTTATGGTGCTTCAGTTGCTGATATGTATGCAGGAGCAGGTGTCATTGGATTATCATTGGCTGTTGCTAAGAAATGCAGGCAAGTAACTTTAGTATCTCTATTTGCTTGATCTAATGTTTGAAACTCCAAAGTCTCCTACAGAAAAGTAACCTAATTGAAGTTCAAAATTACTATTACCTATTCGCAGGTCTGTTAAGTGCATTGAAATTAACAAAGAGTCGAAGCTATCTTTTGAGAAGACAGTCAGCCGCTTGCCAAAACATCTAGATAGCAACATTAGCTGGCACCATGCAGACACTTCAATTGTCAGTATTCAATTTTCAGCCTCACCGCAACTTATCTCTGCTGGacccatattttattatttttatgtcaTTTCTAATGTTTTAACTGTATCAAAAATTTGATCAGTACTGTGATTTTATTGCTTCATACCTCATTTTGTTCTATATTATATTTTATCCTAAATACGGCCTGGAAGTGTGTTTTCAATTATGTCACACGTGACTTGGTTTGCTTGTTGGCTTCTTATAACCCACTGGTAAATGTATCAGGATCCTCTCTCTTGGCTCGAGGGATCAGATGTAGTTGTTGTTGATCCTCCTAGGAAAGGGTTGGACCCAACCCTGGTTGAAACGCTACGGAACTTATTTCATTATGAACGCAAGGCAAAGTCCCCTGTGAGGTAATAACTATATCTCAGCATCTGCTGTCGTTGATGAATCcgaattaattatatttcatgaGCTTGAGGGAACTACAGTAATTCATAGTGCGTCTCTATAATTCACTTTTGGTTTCTATCCCAGGTCTGTTTTGAAGGAAAAAGATGAAAAGCGACCATGGATTTTACGTGCGAAGGAGTCATCAGTGGAGATAGAAGGCAAAACAATATGGGAGAAAAGTCAATCACTTCCGGAAACTCTTATTTATATAAGCTGTGGATGGGAGAGCTTTAAGGAGGTCAGCACAGCAGCTAAAATTATCTGAGATTCTGAGACTTGGAATATTCAAGTTAAGCTGATTCGAATTATGTTCATCCGTACTGATTCTAGTCCTCATCTGATGAACAGGATTGCAGATCGTTGTTGTCTAGTAAAGGGTGGCATTTGGAGAAAGCCCATGGCTTCAATTTCTTTCCTGGAACTAACAGgtctcatgtcttctcttctcaTCAATGTATCTTATACTTGGTCACCCCCCTGTTACCTTGTccctttactatatatatatatttttctataaTCGTGTGCTGAACATATATGATTTTAGTAATTTTAAGTGGTTTGACTTGTTGTATAACTATTTGCACAGCATCGAAATCTTGGCAGTGTTCAAACGGACAGCAGGGGATGgagttaagaaaaagaaaacaggaaagaaaaagaagaagaaatcacagtCAGGAGTTGTCCACTCAGAGATGTAATGTAAAAGAAGATATTCGAAACAGAAGCGCCATTTTTCATCTCTCCGCGACAAAAATGAACTGGTCGTTTTGTACTGCATACACAGAAATAGCTATAAAGATTCAAATTCTACACGtactgttttctctgttttgaaaCTTGTAAGGTGTGACTGAATGAAAAGCTAATGACAAAATATAACGGAAGAACAAAAGAGGAACCATGTTCTATTAAATAAAAGTGTTGCTGGTCTGTTGCTTTGAATTTtgcactattttttttttctttctattttccaAGTCTTACCCCGAGATACATCCTTATTGTATCTAGGGGATAGAAAGTGCACCCTTACTGTCACCGTCACGAGGGTGACCTTATAACAGCAGGACTCAAAAGCTTGATAAGTTAAATGATATTGAAAGTAATGATGCTGCTATTGATAGCCTTTTTCGTGTTGTTATTTCCTTGAATGATAATGCTGTATACATTTGTTTGGAGAAGTTAAGCACACCCGTTGTGTAGCACGGACACAAATCTAGTGTATATATAAAGGACATACTACATAGAAAATAAGTTGTGAACAAATGCTTTTCATGTAACAGCACACTGAAAAGAAACTCATGCTTCATGAAAATAATGGATGCATTTTGTGTGCACCTAAACTAATCTCGTCACTAGGGCGATTTCTTCTCATCTTTAGGATGATTATTTTCTCTCGTCAGAGGAGAGTCTAAATTTTTCTTCCTAATAAGtttcttcttgtctttcttgttgtgttgttttgttttgcaggttaatcaatttttttgtttctttttttcttgaagaCTTGGGGTGTTTTCTTAGGATTTTAGTTTTCCCAAGCAACGTCTTTTTTTACGTAGCTTCTTCTTCAACCCAATTCTCAAATCCAGAGTATGAAGATCTGGCAGACAGAATGGCCGCCATACTGCACAATGAAGAGGAAGAATTCAAGGTACCAGATGATTTGGTAGAGACATCAACAACTCATAAATACTCCTTGGTAATCACCACCATCACCAGaagtgtaatgacccgtccctccaccgatattgtccccacttagccactgcggttatccgacagtgtggggtttttaacGGGCATCGCCGCGAcaatccagcagtaacttcccggatggtcacccatccctggattactcccgcccgagtacgcttaactgcaaagttttctgccacccatccctggattactccctcccgagcacgcttaactgcagagttttcttccaactctggaaccaattgtgctgaaaaggcctcggtgttaggaaaggacaaaccattacctatattccattccaTCGGTGAACCACAACcaaaatcggggtattacaataccaccaccttaaattggagtcatcctcggctccagaatatactttcaagcccagatctccgacgttccctgctcCTCATGAGAATTTACCGCCCGCTTTCGGCTGCATTCCCAAACAACCTGACTCGCCGACAGCGCCTCGTGGTGCGACAGGGTCCGAACACGAAGGGGCTCTCACCTTCTCAGGCGCCCCTTTCCAGGGGACTTGGGCCCGGTCCGTCGCTGAGGACATTTCTACAGACTACAATTCGAACAGTGAAGCCGTCCGATTATCAAGCTGAGTTGTTCCCGGTTCGCTCGCCGTTACTAGGGGAATCCTTGTAAGTTTCTTCTCCTACGCTTATTGATATGCTTAAATTCAGCGGGTAGTCCCGCTTGACCTAGAATCACAGAGTGGGTGCCATATTTATGGCCCGATGAGTTCCTTATGGTCCTTCACGGTAAGCACAGCAAACACGGATTCAGGAATGAAGAGAGACAACGAGTGTCGACCACCACGAATCGTGACGCTGGCCTCCCAGGACCTGTGTTTAGACCGACCGCACTTTCAAGGCACGGGGTTCAATATCCTCCCCATTCAATGTCGAATACCAATGTCGCCAGGAGGCGCCAAGGACATGAGTTGGAAGGGGAGACTCGGTGCGTGACGCCCAGGCAAGCGTGCCCTCGGCCCGAAGGCTTGGGACGTAACTTACGTTCAAAAACTCGATGGTTCACGGGATTCTGCAATTCACACCAAGTATCGCATTTCGCTACGTTCTTCATCGATGCGAGAGCCGAGATATCCGTTGCCGAGAGTCGTTCGAAGATTGGATTTCGCTATGTCTTTTGAAGTCAGCCTCTCACTCGCTCACTCATTCAGTATCTCTTAATGTGCACAGGTGTGTTCATTTACTTGTTACGTCTTGGTTATGTTTTCTATACCCTTATTTATATATACCTTGGTAACGTATTTCTTAATGTGGCCAGGATGTCAATGGTGTACTTGCATCTCATACCAAGCATACAGTATCTTTTGCAGACCCATCTAAAGTTGATGTTATTGGAATCTCACATGAGGGATTTTTAATCACCCACTTGATCGGCCAGGTAGTTTGCCACTTTGCATCTTCTGGTCTCCAAGACATAGATAGATACCAGTTTGTGCATATTTATTTCAACATAACCTAATTTTCTATTGGTTGTGACCATCTTTTTAACCTTGAAAATTATGTCGTTTTCCATTTTATGACTAGTTCTTTTCACTGGCTCTTATAAGTAGTTTTGTGTACTTGGTGAATCTAATAGATTCATATCAATTGCAGATGATAGTGATACAACCTTACATACTCAGTTCTGGATAGACCTTACTGAAGAATTTCTGCAGTATACACACACTGGAGAATTTTGCAGTATAATTAAGCCCAGTAATGGTGCTTGAAATTGTTTAATCGTAGATTTTGGTTGTTTTCTGCTTCACAGTACCTGAAAATGCTTCTGTTTAATGCAAGTCCAACTATTTCGTCACTAAGTATTCTGTTTTTTCATAAAATTGTGTACAGGCATCCGTCTTTCAATATGGCTCCGTTGGTTTGATTGAGGAACCATGCAGGTCAACACAACTCGCTGCTATGAAGATAGCTAAGAAGGCTGGTTGCATCCGATCCAAATTTGAGATTGGCGTTGTGGCCATCACCTGAGGCTGCTaagaaagaaatcatgagcaTTTGGGACCAATCAGATATCATTAAGGTATAGTTGGTCAAATAGGTTTCTCTTCTTGAAATCTAGGTTGTCCCTTGAAGCAGAAAATTGTATCCTATACACTCACTATGCTTCTGAAATTAGTTAGAATCTCTGTGATATTTAGAGAAAACTAAGttgtttccttctcttttctttcatGTATCAttaacatatcattatcaataCAAATGGTGCAGAATGTGATTTGTTGATGCTTTGGTTGCTTGGTTAGTTGAATAAGGGTTGTGAAGATATCCCAGCCATCATCTTTTGCGTATATCAACGATAAACATATATGGCTTTTGCTTTTTATGCTAATGTTCGGACGACTTTTTACTTTTTACTATTTTTGCTAATTTTCACACTTGTCATTTGTGCATAAGAAGATTATGATGTAGTATGCGGCAGATTCTTATGCAACTATGCATACGAAGTATTTTACTTTTAACTGAAAAAAACTTGGtatgtaatatatatatatatatatatatatatatatatatatatatgtgaatgAATTTTACTTCTTGCATTTATGTGGTTCCCGTATATGTATATGTTTGTAGTTGTTCAGGAGTATAAGGTCAACTGAAGCTAGTAGCCACCCGGGGTatatcaatccctggtaagtTCATTTGGTTATGCTCGAAGCCCATTTTTGCTGAAATTTGTTAATATTAACCTTTGGATTTCACTTTCTTGTGAGGTATTACACTCAATGATTTTTTTGTTGCCAGATTATGTCGTTGacgacctttctctggtaagcaACATACCTTTCGCTCTTTTAAGGATATCCGAAAATGGTGTCGGCCCAATATACCTTTTGCTCTTGTACTGATTTGAGCTGTTCTTTTCAGTCTAAATGTCCAATCAATCAAAGTGGTTATGAAGCTGCAGTTAGGAATGGTGAAATGGAGTTGTGTGTGCTTGCTGTTGGTAAGGTGGTGATGTGAATCTTAGCTGAATTTGCAAGCAGAGATGCAGTATATGGGTCTTATTGAGTTGATGGTACTGTGTAGTGGTTGCTTTCGAAACTGAGAAGATTATTTGCAGGTTGGCATTCCAGGTGCAGTTGGATACAAAGAAGCTAGTGGTGCTGGTCAAGATGAAGTTGCAGCTGCAGGTGGAATGGTTGGCCTGGGATGCAGTAGCAAGTTGCAGGGACTGAGCTGTTGAGTGGAACTGGAGTTGTGTTTGAAATTCAGTTAGGAGATTAAGATTGAAAGTCATGAGCAGATGGTGTTTGAGTCTGTGGTGCTGATAAGATGATTACATATGGTGAACAAAATGAATGGAAACTTGGTCCAGTGGAGCTAGTTAAGGTACTGCAACACTTTGTGTCCAAAATTCTTTTTATCATCATAGTTGTTAGAGTTCGACAATAAACTAAGTTAGTCTTATTGAAATCAAGAGTAACTCATATgtataccatgtgtagatgaacATATAGTTGTTATCTTCTcttcttttgtatttttcttaAATGTTGTTCTTATGTATGATTGAACATATCAATGTCAATATAAGCAATAGTGCATGAGTATTTGCAGAATATGATTTATCTTCTAGTTGTTCTTAAAGAGTTATTTTTAGAATATGATTGAGTGGATTGAATCTCTGGGTCATGGGTAGTTGCAGGATAAAATAGAATGGAGCGAAGTTTTTTTGACCAGGTCAACAAAGACCtaccttattttatttttttgcaaaaACTTAGCAACAACTACAAACTGTTGCTAAATTTGCACAAAGTCGGTCTACGTTGACTTAGTCAAACATTTTCGCAACTGCTGAAGCCTGCTGCTAATTTTTTACCGCGACTTTTGGGGTCAGTCTACGTTGACTTAGTCAAGATTTAGCAACAAACAATAAAAAATTAGCAACTGTTTTGTTTCTGTTGCAAAAAAAATTCGTCGCAACTGGAATCTACTGTTGCGAAAACCATTGCGAATCGAAATTCGCAACAGCTACATTTCCGTTGCGAAAATTCGAGTCGCCCCCTTTGCAACAGCCATGTGCAATTGCGACCCCGTTTTGCAACAGCGGGAGCCAGTTGTGAAAGCCCATTTATGGATTAGGCGGTTTATATCGTCATCTAGATTTGTTCTGTCACGACCTTCAGACAGTAGATTCATCGCATAAGATCGAGACTTACATCTCAGCCTCTTTTATGCAAGCATGGTCTTGGGATCATGTTTCCCCATACGCGCCTGATCCTAATGCATTAGCGATTCACCGTGAAGAAGATGTTAGGAAGGATGATGGCTCGGTTAAGAGGGTTCCAGTCGATTACGGTTACCCGCGGATAGCTCTTTGGCATCTCAAGGGGAAAGTCCCCAATGGAGATATTGCCAAATATCTGGACTTGTCTAAAGACTTTGTGCCATTTCCTTACCAAGACGACCAGTCGAGTCCAGCGCATTATGACTTTACTGCGCCTTTTGACACAGAGATGGACTCGACAAAGCTTTTTGCGGAGGCAGACTTTGATTTGGTGATGGCTGTGTTGCCTGGCTATCTCCCTGGTTTCCATGCTGGCAAGTTCATCGCCATGTCTTACAACCCCGACCGTGCAGCTCGGCAAGTTGGGTTTGACCATGGAATTCCTCGTAGGTTTCCTCTTTCCTCATTGGGGAAGCTCTGATATTAGGGATACCATCGCCAGTTTCAATCGTTTTATCTTTAAGGGACCGACACGTCTGTCCGATCGAGGGGTCGACTTTTCGTTCAGGAAGCATGTCCCTGAGCGCCCTTTGGCAGTTACTGAGGGAGCCCATGAGTACCATGATTTCATACGTCGTCGGGATTTGAACTTGATGATGCCGTAGCTTCTACTCATCTATCGTTCCAGCTACTAAAGGTCGCCCTTACTGACTTCTTGGGCTCCTCCTGAAGGTCATGAGCCCGTAAATCCAAAGAAGGGTTCGAAGTCGTTTTCCGATCGTAAGCCCCCACAGATAGAGGTGTATGTTAATCCTCTGACAACACATGTACTTGTTGTTCCCTTCGTTTTATATTCATTTATCATTTATCGTCGCCCCTTTTCTCTTTGATAAAAATGAGTAGCGGGGATTGATTTCTCAGGAAGCTCCTCATTCCAATCGCGTGGGGTGGAAGGCCCTTTCTTATGTAATGGAAGAGTACTTGAACATGCCTGAAAGTGATTGGACTAAGAAAAGCCTTGCAAAGAAGGCTAGGCGAGAGGCAGATAAGTTGTCTGCTCCGCGCCCTTGTTGTTCTGCTAACATCTTATCCTTACAACCTCAGCAAGGTCGTCGATAGAGCGCGTCACAACCTCTTAGGAGCGTGAGTAACAGTCCGATTTTCTCGTTTGTAGACCAGTTGAGGGACCTCGGGATTAGTCTTTCCAGGGGTACCGGTTGGGTATCTCTGCGCCTTCGCATATCGTCAGTTCATCCTCTTCGGGATGAAACTGTCCGTGTTAGGGGCGAACCTCCGGTGTCCCCTACTGCCGTTCTGCAATCAATGAGACCATATGGGTCCAGCCGGTCAGtttttggtgggtcctcatcccacgtggCATTAACCGTTAATTATCCTGCGGGTAAGCTCCTACTTAATACGTGTCTTCGTTTTTATCATTATTCTTTcctctctctttccttttttttttttataaatctaagtTGTTTATCGCAATGGTGGTCATCTCCCATTTCTCAGGTTCTACTAGTGACTCTGAGTCGTCTTCTAGTTCTTCCGCGTCTCGTCCTAAACCCGCTGATATCCCGCCCGATTCGTCGATTCCTGAGGTTGGTCCCTTGTCTCTTTCTGCTCCCTTATTTCTTTTTGTGCTTTCGTTCGTTTGTTTACTAAAGTTTCATCATTGGCGCTAGGATATGGGTAAGAAGCGTAAGGAAACCGTTAAGCTTGATATGGACACTATGCGACGCGTAGTCCCCAGTGGCGATGGGTCTTTTAAACGTGCTCGTACGGATGGTAGTGGTTTCTATTCTCCTTTGGAGAAGCATACTGATGTTCCTGTTTCTAACATACTATCTATCCCCGTTGCGCCAGAAAACTCCGAGGACGTGCATCTTCGTTTCCCTTTGGTAGTGAGTGCTTCCGAGGTTGGAGTAGATCCTGCTACTCACACCCTTTTTCACGGCTTTTGGGTTCCAACCGTTTTTGCCGCCGCTTATAAAGATATTGTGGAGCGTGGTGGTGGTCACATGGAGAAGGCGGGTCTTCTGGACGTTCGTGTTTTGTGTTATATGACTAAGAATCTCTTGGAAATCTTTGACCAACTCACGCGTGTAGGAGATGATCCTGTTGACGCAGCGACAATGCGTGGCTGGGAGACTGTCGTGCGGTCTGCAATCAACGTTCAGTTTTCAATAATGTGGTTGGAAGAGTTTTTGGCAAAGGTGAAGAGTCAGAATGACCCTCGTGGTCGGCTTACGAGTCAGATTTCTAAGCTAGAAGGGGAAATGGAGAAGCGTTCTGAGGCGACTGCTAGTAAGAAAGAGGTGCTGAATCTGTTGCTTGCTGATGTTGGGGTAGCTAACGATGAAGTGATAAGAGCCGAGACCGCTGAGGCAACGGTTCGTGCAGATCTTGAGGAGAAGCGACAGGAGTTGGCTAAGCTTCAGCCTGCTTAAAGCGCTTCATCTTTGTGTTGTCATTCCCTTTGTCTTTTTTTGGTTATGTTAGACCCTTGTTTTTCTGATGATAAGTTTGTTGTgttgtcgttttttttttttaattaattgtgGGATATTGGTATGGTGTTTGATTAATTATTAGTTTGTTGTTGGTGTTCTTCGTGACTCTTGGTTTCATGAAGCAACAACTATTCATAAATCTCTGCTTTTTGTTTTTGGAGAGGTATATGTGGATTTGGGGGAGCGTTTTGTGACGCGCTTACTACCCCTTTTTTTCCCTTTCTCTTTTAAGTATCCAGTGGGATGTTGGGCGTTgatgaaacgcgcctactcctcctttctttttatcagaagGATGCGGTGGGATGGGTGGGCGTTGATGGAACACGCCTACTCCCCTTTTCTTTTTATCAGAAGGATGCGAGGTGGGATGGGTGGGCGTTGatggaacgcgcctactccccccttttctttttataaaaagGATGTGGTAGGATGGGTGGGCGTTGatggaacgcgcctactccccctttctttttatcagaagGATGTGGTGGGATGGGTGGGCTTTGATGGTACACGCCTACTCCcattttctttttatcaaaa
The nucleotide sequence above comes from Papaver somniferum cultivar HN1 chromosome 8, ASM357369v1, whole genome shotgun sequence. Encoded proteins:
- the LOC113302857 gene encoding uncharacterized protein LOC113302857 — protein: MLLSLISPVLQNPSSSLIIKSHLTTQSSPIHTQLSSSSPSLPSPSPKTLSLIPNTNNSINNNPIVPDPSLNCALQCQHFDSCSGCTHEWNLHSPNILEDANAFFRNLGVSNFTFDSCRLWGWRCRAKLAVRGSSVKPLIGLYQEGTHNVVDIPSCQAHHPSINAAVELLKQGMAKLDVVPYDEDEVTGELRYVQMAVTMHNTSLPATERYRSGKVQVSLVWNSRNETSYGADKLNALATFLWRNGGPSSNLNLIHSVWVNFQTSTNNIIFGNRWRHLLGEIDFWERVGGIDISLAPSSFGQANTRAFDSLLQRLHKYVPYGASVADMYAGAGVIGLSLAVAKKCRSVKCIEINKESKLSFEKTVSRLPKHLDSNISWHHADTSIDPLSWLEGSDVVVVDPPRKGLDPTLVETLRNLFHYERKAKSPVRSVLKEKDEKRPWILRAKESSVEIEGKTIWEKSQSLPETLIYISCGWESFKEDCRSLLSSKGWHLEKAHGFNFFPGTNSIEILAVFKRTAGDGVKKKKTGKKKKKKSQSGVVHSEM